ttgtcgatatctccagttctatATATagacttttgacttgtcgatatctccacttctctacatataattatgacttatcgatatcttcagttctctacaagcatattaacttatcgatatcactttggacttctctacaaatAGAGTCACATCTCTATAAGTAGACTGACTTCTCTATACATcttgatctatgacttgtcgatatgtgacttagaacatttttccaaGAACAATattattcaattccaagcttctacccttctctctgaggcatgattaGGATTGATCTTCTTTCAAAGTTTATTCCTTAGTTTGATGGTTGTTTATAGAAAAATCTCCCAGTCTAATCTCCTCAACATTTTTATAAACTCAAGAGGTACAATCACAAAATATTAAAGATTATCAAACAATCGATTCTTAGGATTTTCATAGTGACCTAGTCTTGTCATGTagaggcatgtcttgcacaataaaaGTATATCCTGGATACCTTAATGAGATGTTAATCCAgcttatttattaattataaaatcaataaatAAGTAGGGTTTCAGGAATTATTAATTATGTTTAATCATTGAATAATACTAGATTTAATAAATGCAACATAATTATATCTATGTTATTTTTGGTACATATTATGTGCCCCCAACTTGTGGAAAACATGTTCGAGGTTTTTCTAAAAGTTAAATTATGTGCCCTTATCTAGATATCTTTTTGTTCACAATTATTTTCCTCATTCGACGCTATACTGATGGTATCATATGTTTATGTTAGTTATGATTGATGATATCAAAATATACTATTAGTATCTATCTGTGACAAAttgatatcagagtttatgaAGATATCAGAGTATGACAAAGGATGATATCATCAGTATTTGGGATTAGTATTTGTCATCACCATATATtcatatcagtatttgtcaaGCTCAAAATCATGAATGATTTATATTATCATGGAAGGATAGAGTTTCCAGAGATATGTTGGTGTAAGACTTCTGTATTTGTAGCAATTAATTATAAGATCTATAATGTATTTTCATATTTAACATATGTTGGATTgattaggtttacactataggtgttgATTAACGTTTTATCATTcgtgtaacctagcagctctcaagaatatgTTCATTcattgagagagttttgtaacagtttttattaTCAGTCTATAAACTATTCTTCATACTTTGTATAACATCCCAAAATCcagggtcaggattgggtgtcactaaataaGTTTAAACAATGCAATCCtgtatattaaaaaaaaatacagataacccctcatcattccggatcgcttacaggttatggtataaaacaagaatctatccttctaaaattataataactaaatacaattttattacctctttactaacgTCCTCGTATTATtcactctgacacctccaaattccttcagctggaatctctccacttttgctatctattaaaagttattcactttttcctcatttgatactgaaagaaataagagttcacaaagcaagagtgagccaaaaatgcccagcaagtatcataaatggtttccaggtattagattaaagaaacttctggaaacaaTCTTTAAAGAATATCAAAACacttttatttatataaaacaattgagcgaataaaacatcggccctTATTGGTGTTTACTCACAAATCACATTTCTCTGTAAAGGAACAGTGAACAtttcactgattcatctctttgaatcaaatctttgtttgattttgtaatcataaactattcaagaaggaatgccgttaatggcaatcaacaataaattagactggacactagaaaccaacatatgcactataacctgctgatcagtcaggatatagtgcggatctatacccaactgcatagacccaccaacatatagggtacccatgcaactatggcctaataatcaagggaccagccatctctgtcccttagggtccagctcattcctAGCCCTCATCCcaaccatccagtccgtggagtattttgatgtcaaatcattataatttcaaaacatcccaattcaggattcgtaaataacccgaaagaatgggtatttgctcaagagatcaatcgataatccAGGAACAAgattaaaaaggtacttgcataaataagagtaattgcagcgacatataaaaacatttaactattctgaacttagaataggaatgaagaaatatttgcagtattttagaagaaagtttaggaatacttgcctcaattgcTAACCCTCTGAACTTTAACTATCTTgcatatcactcagtcctgatgtatTTGTATTTCCATTGACAAGCCACTTGACCTTTCATGTCAATAACCATTtcaggtttatctctattctgaatccactcgtttcattactacacgtaatcaggctttacttttactaTCACCGCCTGGCTTTGAATGCCTTGAGCTAGGTGTATCTATCATAAGAGAATACTATTCCAATTAACCGACAACGTATAATTGTCTATTCTACGCTTATTCTTATCGTCTACCCATCCGagaataacagataaggatcatatTCTGATCAGATAACATTTAAAAGACACGTTgactcataattcacataacacgtacacataaGACAAGTAATCATATTAtacatataacacatagtcacataattcatgtagcacgtaagttgaatcgtcaaaagataggcCTCGATACGTTTAGAaatgaaatcgggtcaaaaagagttttatcgattaataatcgactcagaatgattcataaaacaaacgcccttttgatacaaaataatttagttctcgaaaatatttttaatagaagcaaaatatttttctgagtctagaggcgttcgtttcgtattaaacagacgaacggttgatttattatgaataaaataagaataatttaattaataataatattaattgaattttaaatacctttatataattttaaaggctcaaaatgatttttaaatcatttttggcTTAAGTATGTAGCGCCCCCAAACTCGCTCTTTCACGGATTTAGGCCGCCACATCATGCAGTGTATCAAATACCTGTTTATTATTAAAATAGCATAAAAAATACTTTATTACATTTATCTTATCACGTCCACAGATCCAAGGATCACTTACTAATACCGTACATACATCGCAAACCAATGTATCAACCACTAGAAATTTATTACATAACTAAAAATTTATTCCACTACTAGGCGACTTTTGCATCATATAGCTGGCACACAGACAATCTAACGATCCATGCTTGAACTTGGCATCTTTTCCTTGCCCTTCGCACGCGGATTTGGATaatcatcactttctgatttgACTGCTAAAAGAAATGTAATGatagcaagagtgagcattaatATGCTCAGCAAATTCACTATTTATCCAATACCCAGAAATAGTAAATAACAGAATACAATTGAAATTTTAAGAATAAAAGATAACTGACGACTTAAATAATAAATCTCGAATCTGAGAATATTACCAAATTCCAACACATCTTTAAACAACATGACACAAGAGCATACTGGTCGTCCACCTTTCGATACCCTATGGCTCGATCAACTACCATGTCACAAGTATCGACTCCTGCAGAACTCGCGTGTAGCGTGATCAGTGCCTCCAGTCAAGTCCGACCTTACATTTCAAATTTTGCTAGAAATTTATCACAAATGGGTTATCACACAACCCTGGCTTCCACAGAGCCAAATGTCACTTTGAATATAACACATTATCAATAACCATGGTTAACCATCACGGACCAGATTTAATATGATCAACGTTTTTGGACCATACAATCATGGTCAACGTTTCTGGACCATGTTGACCAGTTTAGAATATGAATCCCCGAGTAGTTTTCTGATAACGAAGCTAGACactagaaaatttatttgctaaGTCTAGCACACAGCTAGCACTCTTCAAATAAATTACATTAACCCGAACAATGGATTAATTCAGAGAACAAGAAAGTAATTTTAGATGACACGAACAAAGCATCGTCTAGAAAGAAAAGGAGGTAACCATCTCGAACAAAGAGAATGGTCAAGTTCAAAGAAAAATAAAATGGTTAACTCAAAGCAAAAGAATAACCAAACGACTAAATAACGTTCAGGATCATTGTGAGTAGGACCAATCACTACGAGTAATAAATTTGACATATTTCCTATTAATTTCTGATTCGAACAATGAATCAGTTTTTTTGATTTCAATAAAATTGGATACACCTGGACAATAGATGTAACCGACAAGAAACGATGTGGTTGATCCGAATTAAGGAATCAAACCTTAACTAAAAGAAATTAAAAGGTGTCATCTCGAACAATGAGTACGACTAAAGTTTATTAAAAGAGAGGATATTCGATCGAGGaaatttaaattcaaataactaatccaaaataatgataatatttttaaagtTCGGAAAAATAAATCattcttaaataaataaataaacttaaAATAATCAACACTTGAgaaaaatttaattaaaaacatttacgaaaataaatatttttaaggtGAGTAGAGAGATAGTAAACTTCCCTTGCTCGCCCGTATGTCAagaataattataataatttaaaacAATACGTGAGCTCAATATTGCTCCAATATTCCACGAAGTAAAATAGAATTTCTAtcaattcataaaataaagaatattaaataatattcgaTAAAGGAGCTCAAATACTTACTCTAAATATTCTTTCTTAGAATATTTTAATGCCAATTAAACTTTTAATACATTATTTTAATAATGAATTAATCGAGTCATTTTACTCATTAAATTATACTAAGCTAACGATAATATCCCTAAAATTTGACTTTATTTGTAACCGCCTTTACACTCTTCTATTTTTATTTCATGAttattttactattaaataacTTGGTAACAATGCATCAACTCTAAGTATCTTGTATTATTTTTAATCACAACTTCTACTATATTCCATAATTTAATACTCTAATTCTTGTTTAACCAAAATAATAATACGTTACTTTTATCTCATTTCTTTTTCCCATTAATCCAACTATTTCCTTTTTAATGTCACTTTTAATTGtccaattcttttattacatTTATTACCCAATATTTATTATCCATTTAACAATACTTATCATTTATCAAATCATTTTAATTTCATTTTACCAATTTACAGATTTACCCCCATCTTCCCCAAACTCATCTTCAACCTTTCCTTCCCCACCACCTCCTCACCTTCAATGGCTGTCGCCGGCCGGAGCTGCCGCCGCCGGCCGTTTTCCGGCTAACCCGAAACTTGATTTCCTTCGCATAATCTTGATGCCCATAGCCGGATCTACAAGCGCCCATCAATCGTTTTTCCAAAAATCACTACCCACCCATTTTCCGTCCAAACTCTCTCTCcctcttcatctctctctctctctctctctctctctctctctctctctctctctctctttctctctctctctctctctctccctctccctctctctctctctctctctctctctctctctctctctcactctctctcgtTCTTTACTCCCCGCCACCAGCAACGGCGTCACGCCGCCGCCTGCACCATCGCCACCACCACATCGGTGGTGGTTCCGCCTTTAACCCTCACACACACACTGCAACAAATACACACAAACAAAACACACAACACATAAAACATACAAGACAAAACCTCCTCTTCCTTTCTTGCAACCCCCGTTTTCCGCCACCGCATCGGAAACCACCGTCGGCGACTCAACAGCCGCGGTGGCTCCGCCCCTTCCTCTCCTCCTTCGACCGCCACACAGCTCACATACATCACATACAGTTGTTCTTCCTCCTGTTATAAATGGGGCTAACTACAGCCACTCACATCTGTAAACAAAAGGGATAACAAACAAACACAAAAAAACCTAATTTTACTACCTCTTTCCCCTTACCTGTAAACCCCCCTTATGTTGTAAACAAAACAAATTAAATACAGCCCAAGCCCCTTTAATTACTTCTTAGCattttgttatatatataattaaattcaAATCTGAAATCTTGCACTACACTGCCAAAATTATTTCCCTAACAATAACAACAATACTAATCTAATCCCTAAATATTCTCTGAAAATAAATTAAGGATAATGAACcaatattaataaattcaagaaagataaAAAAAATGTAGTAGTTACCTTGAATGCAAATGAGTCTCCTAAATTCTCTTTGTTGATCTTTCACTCTTCACAGACCTAGAGTATTCTAGAGTAAACTTTGTAACTCGTAATGaccattaattaattaatttcttGTAAAAGTATCTTCATCTAGACCCTTCTTAAAAAAAATTTCACCTCTAGATACTTCCCTGAAAAAAATATCTATTCAAAATATCTAACAAGCTTCACTTATAAGCCAagcattttattttatttattattttttttatgatgAAAAGATTGTTACTAACTAAAAAAAAAATTCCCTAGGTGagttaaattaaaatattttgaaacaattatggcaataattttattgagtctcaaataaataattactagAGTTTAAATCTAACAACATAATTTTACTAGATAAAATAAAATAGTATTCTAAATAAATTAATTAGCTgctccaattttataaaaaaaagtaaatttataaaattaatgaTTAATAATTATTATCAATAAAATTAGGGATCTCCGCACATGCAATAAAATTTTAAACGACTAATAAAATTTTTTAAGATTTAATTCTTGctcaaattttattttatttaattatttattcatttatttatttatctatttattatttttatccgggtacaaaagaaaaaaatttctagggccaaaatttataaaaatttttGGCAGTCTAAATAAAAAATTAGAATATTACTTGTGTTTTGTCGGTCATTACATTCTCCCCTTCTTATAGGATTCCGTCCCCCGGAATCACTCTCGTCGCTGAATAGAAATGAGTACTTGTTGCGCATCTCACTTTCCAGTTCCCAAGTTGCTTCTTCAATTGCGTGATTTCGCCATAACACTTTGACCAAAGGTATATTCTTCTTTTTTAATTCTTGTACTTTCCGATCTATAATTTCCACTGGTTGCTCTTCATAAGTCAAATTAGATTTTACCTCAATCGGCTCGTAATTAAGGACATGGCGATTATCTTGATGATATTTCTTTAGTACAGATATATGAAATACGTCGTGAATATGTTGTAGATCTGGTGGTAATGCCAATTGATAAGAGACTGATCCGACCCTCTTtaagatttcaaaaggtccaataaATCGAGGGCTCAATTTGCCTTTCTTACGAAATCTCATCACACCCTTCCAAGGGGAAATCTTTAATAAAACCTTTTCTCCAATTTCAAATTCCTTATCTCTTCTTCCTTGATTCGCGTACTTTCTCTGTCGGTCTTGAGCAGCCACTAACCTTTTACGGATATTTTTAATGGATTGTTTAGTCTGCTGGATCATTTCTGGGCCTAATAACTTCttttctccaacttcatcccaacaaaCCGGTGAGCGACACTTCCTTCCGTATAATGCCTCATAAGGAGCCATACCTATACTTgaatgatagctattattataagcGAACTCAACTAAAGGTAAATggtcatcccaactccctttgcAGTCCAAAGCGCAAGCTcttaacatatcctctagtgtttgaatagtcctttcactttgtccatccgtctgtggatgataagcggtgctcatactAAGTCTTGTACCAAGGCATTCCTAAAAGCTTTTCTAAAACTTCTATGTGAATCTGGCATCTCTTTCTGACACTATAGACACATGGACTCCATGTCGAGTCACTATTTCCTTTAAATATAGAGTCACCAATTTCTCAATTGTGTACCTTTCATtttgtcacgcccccaacttaaacagcaaattaaatataactattacaaaattttaaaagagataacacaaccaaatccaagatcttacagtttagggtttggaacagcccaacactaccatctattacaactgattataaataccgagtcctcacacaaattactatcacttattctacctgagctcgaacatacgcatcagtgtcacaagtcttacgggcagtctgcttgaatctaaccatagctgcaagctgtaatatcagggtaaagcaaggagtgagccaaatgctcaacaagtgctaaacaatacgatacaaaacataaatcgagatatatattaaagaatgtcaatgggaagacataatctgagataacgagagataaaactttgggtaatggcatcattctgtttgtatcaaaacagtttcaaaatcatatcttaatcaaaatcattttatgacgctacggattacagccggtgatcggccgcgaagtaatcccaaacctcgctgggttctaaaatattaatgggaatccctaggcaacttttaagcctaaaataagtgtggaatggactcgcgtctcagtccagatccactattcaaagaaaacatttacccccctttgggactgaaaacccacattttatttagttcaaaaactgatgtcgaattatatcaaaatctctttttacagtaaacatttttatcaaggaattatagatcaactcgaaacacgggaaataaggtactgaatatcagagccatgattcacaaaactattctctattcaagtaattgaatggttttcatatatcaaagattggacaagaggatttagtgaggctaatggataatatgaagggtaatgccaatttgggctcagagcaatggtttctcatcaaggttcaagtgctggatcatcaagaaggtaaacttcatgaatactaaaaggtatgaagaatgatctttaactcaggacatatcagaattgtcaagctttaggataagaaagaggttatcaatcaatgaggaatcaagctggtaagtatctgactatcagaattcaaagtaaggttctataggggttcaagtatcaggatgagatattaatacttaggaatcattagcatgttaatcaagaggatcaatcaagtattataacaactctttattttatcatggccttcaactatcatgaaaagacttttgaactacttgtaatatgtactcgagggttcatggcatttctatatgattcaaggataaacataagatacgcttgattcaaatataacaacatgactcaggatagttgcagcaataTATGAAccattagcagtaaatacgaaggtcaagttgaatcacttgccttgagaaaggctggtctggtctgactggtaggagcaactggagcttcactcgacctttatggcaagttttccctcgtctcgagatcctacataaataataataataatcctcattataatatattcttaccatcttaacctatttataactcgaaattaaacacggatggcacttaggcctatatgcacttaattttatattcacttttaaattacaattatacacacatagccacatattatcatatcatatattaataccaaataacaccatatataccataatgcaacactaggcttggatgatctcgactcacaacttaaatcacttggtcgctaaactagacaaagtcttctaattttggcttcctaacttgacgtgccttttctaaactatccaagacctattgactctcacttgtgcctttttctataatgaccttatactatcttacaactatggtggtcgacctaatactcacttctaagtgttctaaaactatgtgataagtgaaagtgctcactggtgcaaatttcagaatgacaactatggtttcttgagtacattagacactcttaaactacaagttttccttcaaaacttttacacaagactctcctgacctaagggcatctcacaaacttgatgtggctcaagggcctggcttgggccttcttgggcctaagctaaaagtccaaggttcccctgtttttctgggcagaaaacgccctgacttgaattaacttatgacacatggttctaactcatatcctatgaactatggttggaaaaacttctctgacactccctctaactaaggcccaacagggtcTAATGAGGGCTTatccatgacatggtcaaatctccctatttctaagttgcaacaaaactgttccctgctggacagattttgttattctacttgtgcacctaaccaaatgacatgcaaacctccaaccaacacctaaaaccttttatatactcccaataataacttctggtggcttgggcctcaaagtacacatcaatgacatgatcaaaactcactctaaacctcagggttctaaactgattttctgccgaaactataactctcatttctccaaggttttgacttgacaaactcaactaccaacaacccaatactcaaaccaagacttaaacattgtaatctactgaactaactcccttattctcaaaataaccttgggtgagatcctccttacctaaggtacaattatggcaaaacaaaagagatcacatttctcaactcaccaatcattaagtttttgaaacaacaagatatgcatttttataaaagataaccatgaattattaccatgcaacaagaagcataaatcaatattaacacattattcctactgaaattaaggctcactaacaaaatctttccaaatgatcaaaatcttacaacattctaagagaaatccacatgcatgcatgtcttcgggttttgcaaaccaaaacaacacattttctacatatattctatcataaaattgacatgcaagcctagcataagctatacctagatgatcacttagcatgcaaagagttttatcaaattttcaccataaaattcaagtcattatcacataaacatgcaaaaattgagttaagcaacaagaatagtcttaaggaccattcattcggctcctatatggtcatggccgaatgaaatggatgggaatggccatttaatcatcaagagtttccctctcaatacttggcacttctccattccttgtagtcctctcaaaaacaaccctaaactcacaagaatcaaggttgtattttgagtttcactagaacctttacatgcaacctttaaacttaaactttctactcaaaactctttgaaatatgagtgatcatggtatgggaagtaacatttaattgtgtaaagagtggaagcttggttgaggaatgaagaaaaatggggagggggtggttctcggctaaacccgagagtgagagagggagggccgagagtgagggaggaggagggagagaagaatgagtgtggtgtgggtgatgagtgaaaatgatcatgtctttgcttgttttatggtttttgtattggcaaaagtgggtggaattaggaattgacatgattagccttccacttgaacttggttcaatttgcatgcaagggtaaagaaggtatttggctaggaaataagagttagtggggtggttattgactctttagcccttttggaatgtatggaaggaatttgcatgcaaggataactatgtaatttgctaattatatttataaagatttatttttataaaataaaatacaagttcaaaaattataaaatttataccataaaattacttggatttttagagactttataaaatcattttcaaaatttgtgaacaaaataccttttaaaagaaaatttttccaaggcttagaatattccttataaatcaaaaaaataaagcaattaaataaactcttgctttgaaaaatcatatactacatagagCAAATTTAtgatgcagaaattttcactcacacaaacgtacaatcattgaatatattttcattcatctttaatattataccaaatccacaaataatattacataaaatgctgGTCGTAACATATTTATTGGTAGGAAATGTGCTGATTTAGTGAGTCGGTCCactataacccatatggcatcgtgattggttcTAGTTCGAGGTAaacctaccacaaaatccattgtaatatgctcccacttccactcggGAATTTCTAGAGGTTGCAAAagtccacttggcctttgatgttcagCTTTTACCTGTTGACACGTCAAACACTtactaacccattctgcaatctctCTTTTCATATTGGGCTACCAATAATTTTGCATAATGTCCTGATACATTTTTGTGCTCCCTGGATGAATTGAATAACGTGAGTTATGGGCTTCATTCATGATCTCATGTTTCAACTCTTCAACATTCGGAATCTAGATTCGTGAGGCAAATCTCTTAATTCCTTTTTCATCTTTTGAACTTCGAAGTTCTTCTCCTGTCAACTCAGACCTTCTTTCTTCTAGAAATTTCTCTTGACATCTATGTATCTTCTCAATTAGCTCTGGTTGCACATGAATCTCAAATACGTGTTCTTTAGCTTGGACTGGAATCTTGACTTCTAATTCCATCTTCTCGAACTCCCTGATCAGCTCTTCCGAAGTAATCAACATCTTAagtctttcttttctactcaaaaTGTCTGCAAcgacatttgcctttccagggtGATAGTTTATCGTGCAATCGTAGTCCTTTATCAATTCCAACCAACGTCTCTGTCTCATATTCAGCTCTTTCTGGGTGAAaatgtacttcagacttttatagtccgtgtagatctcgtacttttccccgtataaataatgtctccaaatcctaagtgcaaacactatggctgctaattccagatcatgcgttggGTACCTAGTCTCGTACTCCTTTAGTTATCGAGAAGCGTAGGCAATTACTTTCCCATTTTGCATTAAAATGCAACCTAGGCCTTTATGCGACGCGTCACTGT
The sequence above is drawn from the Apium graveolens cultivar Ventura chromosome 2, ASM990537v1, whole genome shotgun sequence genome and encodes:
- the LOC141702511 gene encoding uncharacterized protein LOC141702511 gives rise to the protein MAPPSNKPTARTFNMTVKDAIADNDVIAGTLLVNSEDACVLIDSGATRSFISLNFMSKLGIESATLEEVMAVEVANQEVVNVDQECLGTRLSMSTAYHPQTDGQSERTIQTLEDMLRACALDCKGSWDDHLPLVEFAYNNSYHSSIGMAPYEALYGRKCRSPVCWDEVGEKKLVAAQDRQRKYANQGRRDKEFEIGEKVLLKISPWKGVMRFRKKGKLSPRFIGPFEILKRPIEVKSNLTYEEQPVEIIDRKVQELKKKNIPLVKVLWRNHAIEEATWELESEMRNKYSFLFSDESDSGGRNPIRRGECNDRQNTRGRTTVCDVCELCGGRRRRGRGGATAAVESPTVVSDAVAENGGCKKGRGGFVFVCVRVKGGTTTDVVVAMVQAAA